One Coffea arabica cultivar ET-39 chromosome 5c, Coffea Arabica ET-39 HiFi, whole genome shotgun sequence DNA window includes the following coding sequences:
- the LOC113690218 gene encoding putative pentatricopeptide repeat-containing protein At1g03510, whose amino-acid sequence MGSYSSNYLRLLSYTKLLASHVNGGRHQKALSLFHHIHSSLSFALDPFVFPLALKSCASLHCPYLGTSIHALTYKWSFVSNPFVASALVDMYGKCISVSSARRLFDQIPQRNAVVWNAMISLYAHSSDMSAAMDLFEVMDVLPSVSSFNSIIAGFLEMDDGFYKAIGFYRRMLKLGLAPNLITVLALLRACLGVSALNLIKEIHCYAVRNEFEPNMHLRSGLIEAYGRCGCLRNADSVFQQMKERDVVAWSSLISAYALQGEARTALEIFAQMEMVNVKPDGITFLAVLKACSHAGLADEARVYFTRIQNCYGVEANSDHYACLVDVLSRAGRLREAYEVIKGMPVKVTVKAWGALLAASRTYGEVELGEIAGRALLEMEPENPANYVILARIYANAGRPTKAEEIRREMKERGLRATPGSSWTIHQN is encoded by the coding sequence ATGGGCTCATATTCATCGAACTACCTCCGTTTGCTTTCCTACACTAAGCTCCTCGCTTCTCACGTCAACGGTGGCCGTCACCAGAAAGCCCTTAGTCTTTTCCACCATATCCACTCTTCTCTTTCCTTCGCATTGGACCCTTTTGTCTTCCCTCTTGCCCTCAAATCCTGCGCATCCCTTCACTGCCCTTATCTGGGCACTTCAATTCACGCACTCACCTACAAATGGTCTTTCGTATCAAACCCATTTGTGGCTTCTGCTCTCGTCGACATGTACGGCAAATGCATCTCAGTTTCATCCGCCCGCCGACTGTTCGATCAAATTCCTCAAAGAAATGCAGTCGTTTGGAACGCTATGATTTCGCTCTACGCCCATTCAAGTGATATGTCTGCTGCTATGGACTTGTTTGAAGTTATGGATGTTTTGCCTAGTGTGTCGAGTTTTAACTCGATTATAGCTGGATTTTTGGAAATGGATGACGGGTTTTATAAGGCCATTGGGTTTTATAGGCGAATGCTGAAGTTGGGTTTGGCGCCTAATTTGATTACGGTTCTTGCTCTTTTACGTGCTTGTTTGGGTGTATCCGCGTTGAATTTGATTAAAGAAATTCATTGTTATGCAGTGAGGAATGAATTTGAGCCGAATATGCACTTGAGGAGCGGGTTAATTGAAGCGTATGGGCGATGCGGGTGCCTTAGAAATGCAGATTCTGTGTTTCAGCAAATGAAGGAAAGAGATGTGGTTGCTTGGAGTAGTTTGATATCAGCTTACGCACTTCAAGGTGAGGCAAGAACTGCACTAGAAATATTCGCGCAGATGGAAATGGTGAATGTAAAGCCTGATGGGATTACGTTTTTGGCTGTTCTGAAAGCTTGTAGTCATGCAGGATTAGCTGATGAGGCACGAGTGTACTTCACCCGTATACAAAATTGTTATGGGGTGGAAGCAAATAGCGATCATTATGCTTGTTTAGTTGATGTTTTGAGCAGAGCTGGTAGATTACGTGAGGCTTATGAAGTTATAAAAGGAATGCCAGTAAAGGTGACTGTAAAAGCTTGGGGAGCATTACTTGCGGCTTCCAGAACTTATGGAGAAGTGGAGCTCGGGGAAATTGCTGGAAGAGCATTGCTTGAGATGGAGCCAGAAAATCCTGCTAATTATGTGATATTGGCAAGAATTTATGCTAATGCTGGAAGACCTACAAAAGCAGAAGAAATTAgaagagaaatgaaggaaaggggcCTGAGGGCTACACCTGGTAGTAGTTGGACAATACACCAAAATTGA